A window from Triticum aestivum cultivar Chinese Spring chromosome 6D, IWGSC CS RefSeq v2.1, whole genome shotgun sequence encodes these proteins:
- the LOC123146145 gene encoding NADH-ubiquinone oxidoreductase chain 2-like isoform X2 codes for MIYGSTGATHFDQLAKILTGYEITGARSSGIFMGIIFIAVGFLLKITAVPFHMWAPDIYEGSPTPVTAFLSIAPKISISANMSRVSIVASYGGTLQQIFFFCSIASMILEALASMAQTKVKRPLAHSSIGHVGYIRTGFSCGTIEGIQSLLIGIFIYASMMIDAFAIVPALRQTRVKYIADLGALAKTNPISAMTFSITMFSYAGIPPLAGFCSKFYFFFAALGCGAYFLAPVGVVTSVIGRWAAGRLP; via the exons ATGATCTATGGGTCTACTGGAGCTACCCACTTCGATCAATTAGCCAAGATTTTGACCGGATACGAAATCACTGGTGCTCGATCTAGTGGTATCTTTATGGGGATTATTTTTATCGCTGTAGGATTCCTATTAAAGATTACTGCAGTTCCTTTTC ATATGTGGGCACCTGATATCTATGAGGGTTCACCCACCCCGGTGACAGCATTCCTTTCTATTGCGCCTAAAATCTCTATTTCTGCAAATATGTCACgtgtttctattgttgcttccTATGGGGGTACATTACAACAAATCTTCTTTTTCTGCAGCATTGCTTCTATGATCTTAGAAGCACTGGCCTCCATGGCCCAAACGAAAGTCAAAAGACCTCTAGCTCATAGTTCGATTGGACATGTAGGTTATATTCGTACTGGTTTCTCATGTGGAACCATAGAAGGAATTCAATCACTACTAATTGGTATATTTATTTATGCATCAATGATGATAGATGCATTCGCCATAGTTCCAGCATTACGGCAAACCCGTGTCAAATATATAGCGGATTTGGGCGCTCTAGCCAAAACGAATCCTATTTCGGCTATGACCTTCTCCATCACAATGTTCTCATACGCAGGAATACCCCCGTTAGCCGGCTTTTGTAgcaaattctattttttcttcgcCGCTTTGGGTTGTGGGGCTTACTTCCTAGCCCCAGTGGGAGTAGTGACTAGCGTTATAGGTCGTTGGGCGGCCGGAAGGTTGCCATGA
- the LOC123146145 gene encoding NADH-ubiquinone oxidoreductase chain 2-like isoform X1: MGIIFIAVGFLLKITAVPFHMWAPDIYEGSPTPVTAFLSIAPKISISANMSRVSIVASYGGTLQQIFFFCSIASMILEALASMAQTKVKRPLAHSSIGHVGYIRTGFSCGTIEGIQSLLIGIFIYASMMIDAFAIVPALRQTRVKYIADLGALAKTNPISAMTFSITMFSYAGIPPLAGFCSKFYFFFAALGCGAYFLAPVGVVTSVIGRFYYIRLAKRMFFDRPRTWILYEPMDRDKSLLLAMTSSFITSSFPYPSPLFDLTHQMALSSYL, from the exons ATGGGGATTATTTTTATCGCTGTAGGATTCCTATTAAAGATTACTGCAGTTCCTTTTC ATATGTGGGCACCTGATATCTATGAGGGTTCACCCACCCCGGTGACAGCATTCCTTTCTATTGCGCCTAAAATCTCTATTTCTGCAAATATGTCACgtgtttctattgttgcttccTATGGGGGTACATTACAACAAATCTTCTTTTTCTGCAGCATTGCTTCTATGATCTTAGAAGCACTGGCCTCCATGGCCCAAACGAAAGTCAAAAGACCTCTAGCTCATAGTTCGATTGGACATGTAGGTTATATTCGTACTGGTTTCTCATGTGGAACCATAGAAGGAATTCAATCACTACTAATTGGTATATTTATTTATGCATCAATGATGATAGATGCATTCGCCATAGTTCCAGCATTACGGCAAACCCGTGTCAAATATATAGCGGATTTGGGCGCTCTAGCCAAAACGAATCCTATTTCGGCTATGACCTTCTCCATCACAATGTTCTCATACGCAGGAATACCCCCGTTAGCCGGCTTTTGTAgcaaattctattttttcttcgcCGCTTTGGGTTGTGGGGCTTACTTCCTAGCCCCAGTGGGAGTAGTGACTAGCGTTATAGGTCGT TTTTATTATATACGCTTAGCGAAAAGAATGTTTTTTGATAGACCTAGGACATGGATTCTATATGAACCAATGGATCGTGACAAGTCGTTACTACTAGCAATGACTTCCTCTTTCATTACTTCATCCTTTCCATATCCCTCTCCCTTGTTCGATCTTACTCATCAAATGGCACTCAGTTCATATCTGTAA
- the LOC123146145 gene encoding NADH-ubiquinone oxidoreductase chain 2-like isoform X3, with protein MWAPDIYEGSPTPVTAFLSIAPKISISANMSRVSIVASYGGTLQQIFFFCSIASMILEALASMAQTKVKRPLAHSSIGHVGYIRTGFSCGTIEGIQSLLIGIFIYASMMIDAFAIVPALRQTRVKYIADLGALAKTNPISAMTFSITMFSYAGIPPLAGFCSKFYFFFAALGCGAYFLAPVGVVTSVIGRFYYIRLAKRMFFDRPRTWILYEPMDRDKSLLLAMTSSFITSSFPYPSPLFDLTHQMALSSYL; from the exons ATGTGGGCACCTGATATCTATGAGGGTTCACCCACCCCGGTGACAGCATTCCTTTCTATTGCGCCTAAAATCTCTATTTCTGCAAATATGTCACgtgtttctattgttgcttccTATGGGGGTACATTACAACAAATCTTCTTTTTCTGCAGCATTGCTTCTATGATCTTAGAAGCACTGGCCTCCATGGCCCAAACGAAAGTCAAAAGACCTCTAGCTCATAGTTCGATTGGACATGTAGGTTATATTCGTACTGGTTTCTCATGTGGAACCATAGAAGGAATTCAATCACTACTAATTGGTATATTTATTTATGCATCAATGATGATAGATGCATTCGCCATAGTTCCAGCATTACGGCAAACCCGTGTCAAATATATAGCGGATTTGGGCGCTCTAGCCAAAACGAATCCTATTTCGGCTATGACCTTCTCCATCACAATGTTCTCATACGCAGGAATACCCCCGTTAGCCGGCTTTTGTAgcaaattctattttttcttcgcCGCTTTGGGTTGTGGGGCTTACTTCCTAGCCCCAGTGGGAGTAGTGACTAGCGTTATAGGTCGT TTTTATTATATACGCTTAGCGAAAAGAATGTTTTTTGATAGACCTAGGACATGGATTCTATATGAACCAATGGATCGTGACAAGTCGTTACTACTAGCAATGACTTCCTCTTTCATTACTTCATCCTTTCCATATCCCTCTCCCTTGTTCGATCTTACTCATCAAATGGCACTCAGTTCATATCTGTAA
- the LOC123146145 gene encoding NADH-ubiquinone oxidoreductase chain 2-like isoform X4, with translation MWAPDIYEGSPTPVTAFLSIAPKISISANMSRVSIVASYGGTLQQIFFFCSIASMILEALASMAQTKVKRPLAHSSIGHVGYIRTGFSCGTIEGIQSLLIGIFIYASMMIDAFAIVPALRQTRVKYIADLGALAKTNPISAMTFSITMFSYAGIPPLAGFCSKFYFFFAALGCGAYFLAPVGVVTSVIGRWAAGRLP, from the coding sequence ATGTGGGCACCTGATATCTATGAGGGTTCACCCACCCCGGTGACAGCATTCCTTTCTATTGCGCCTAAAATCTCTATTTCTGCAAATATGTCACgtgtttctattgttgcttccTATGGGGGTACATTACAACAAATCTTCTTTTTCTGCAGCATTGCTTCTATGATCTTAGAAGCACTGGCCTCCATGGCCCAAACGAAAGTCAAAAGACCTCTAGCTCATAGTTCGATTGGACATGTAGGTTATATTCGTACTGGTTTCTCATGTGGAACCATAGAAGGAATTCAATCACTACTAATTGGTATATTTATTTATGCATCAATGATGATAGATGCATTCGCCATAGTTCCAGCATTACGGCAAACCCGTGTCAAATATATAGCGGATTTGGGCGCTCTAGCCAAAACGAATCCTATTTCGGCTATGACCTTCTCCATCACAATGTTCTCATACGCAGGAATACCCCCGTTAGCCGGCTTTTGTAgcaaattctattttttcttcgcCGCTTTGGGTTGTGGGGCTTACTTCCTAGCCCCAGTGGGAGTAGTGACTAGCGTTATAGGTCGTTGGGCGGCCGGAAGGTTGCCATGA
- the LOC123142767 gene encoding uncharacterized protein — MQGGCIADIGSCGTGFDSASGSVQTKKFQTKGSELADRKGEKNKAMPRAPSICCSSIDEALSFSSRARCNKRLVLFPSREPRERPAPRRAKLIFKTGSSGALKRAGPLKGRLLCERSSESTRVLRTKGVYNWGAAQLFCWRDRMEFFTKFETKEKKIKVSL, encoded by the coding sequence ATGCAAGGAGGATGTATAGCTGATATAGGATCTTGTGGAACTGGATTTGATTCTGCAAGCGGTTCGGTACAAACGAAGAAATTTCAAACAAAAGGATCGGAACTCGCTGATAGGAAAGGAGAGAAAAACAAAGCAATGCCAAGAGCTCCGTCAATCTGCTGTTCATCGATAGACGAAGCTCTCTCTTTTTCATCTCGTGCCAGATGTAACAAAAGATTAGTCCTTTTTCCTTCTCGCGAACCACGGGAGCGCCCAGCGCCCAGAAGAGCAAAGCTCATTTTCAAAACAGGGTCAAGCGGCGCATTAAAAAGGGCTGGCCCGTTAAAAGGACGCTTACTTTGCGAACGAAGTTCAGAATCAACAAGGGTTCTCCGAACGAAGGGAGTGTACAACTGGGGCGCAGCCCAACTTTTTTGTTGGAGAGATAGAATGGAGTTCTTCACGAAGTTCGAGACAAAGGAAAAAAAAATCAAAGTTTCTCTATAG